From Plectropomus leopardus isolate mb chromosome 17, YSFRI_Pleo_2.0, whole genome shotgun sequence, a single genomic window includes:
- the rtbdn gene encoding retbindin codes for MGVTSRPLLLVCAYFAAALIGGAHSEGVCLQDGKHKATPGPEPHLRECGLYADNSCCTEEDIQDISHVPSAGNKNEPWDKCGPLSAECEGFLKRVSCFYRCSPDAARWPHPHRRSYIQAVPLCHSFCRDWFDACRMDMTCARNWARDPRGQNCTGTCVQYQQMYQHGRDLCESLWGDAFMTVEDEPEDVGEAGDVGAEGDGGRPCGCLTLSPSDKDVIAALRAQQDDPEELDTTKTGLPQYRAPCQTKLPLQARSGRKGNSVLRKRSIIVDDVEGSGSGL; via the exons ATGGGTGTCACTTCTCGCCCTCTGCTATTGGTCTGCGCGTATTTTGCGGCTGCGCTGATTGGTGGAGCTCACTCGGAGGGGGTGTGTCTTCAAGACGGAAAGCACAAGGCCACGCCCGGCCCCGAGCCACACCTAAGGGAATGCGGGCTGTACGCTGACA ATAGCTGTTGCACAGAAGAAGATATCCAGGATATCTCACACGTCCCCTCTGCTGGCAATAAGAATGAGCCCTGGGACAAATGTGGCCCCCTGAGCGCCGA gtGTGAGGGCTTCCTAAAGCGTGTGTCGTGTTTTTACCGCTGCTCCCCCGATGCCGCACGCTGGCCTCACCCCCACCGCCGCTCGTACATCCAGGCCGTGCCGCTCTGCCACAGCTTCTGCCGTGATTG GTTTGATGCCTGCAGGATGGACATGACGTGCGCTCGTAACTGGGCCAGAGACCCCCGGGGACAGAACTGCACTGGAACCTGTGTTCAGTATCAGCAG atgtacCAGCACGGCAGGGACCTCTGCGAGAGCCTGTGGGGCGACGCCTTCATGACGGTGGAGGATGAGCCAGAGGACGTGGGCGAGGCCGGAGATGTCGGAGCGGAGGGTGACGGCGGTCGCCCCTGCGGCTGCCTGACCCTCAGTCCCTCAGACAAGGACGTGATCGCCGCCCTCAGGGCCCAGCAGGACGACCCCGAGGAGCTGGACACCACCAAGACCGGCCTGCCTCAGTACCGGGCCCCGTGCCAGACCAAGCTGCCCCTGCAGGCCAGGAGCGGCAGGAAGGGGAACTCTGTGCTGCGTAAACGCTCCATCATCGTGGACGACGTGGAGGGGAGCGGGAGCGGCTTGTAG